A part of Pseudomonadota bacterium genomic DNA contains:
- a CDS encoding Na-translocating system protein MpsB has translation MAHAHGDKEGKELTPHERLHGEIEHIGHYLPSQLPITTFVHHNTLHAFENWSSEGIPASHMHGKGDEAGLSFEESIITGARINGAKPFMPNTRFRQWYAEGRITDEDLLEAVEYREDLPVKGTLAKIGEREIDAQEVQLTHLVRGIDPIDPDQLPYIMAHGKGSSQFRADVPGKVRKALLDSAAKELTAGLERVGRDWTLAHWVQAHTSVDAPGWLREKVKRDLDPIARPRRRASDTAAKYGTYQGELEPWFSAMAVPLDRREGYLAIIDRVFHDEPIRDLVRPETIRQRWLQAEARLLRKLVPRHFGVYGTVSALARHFSDNLEAYAVNSLYQAALAAYGASDPFSPTHPQHLYEQDVVGADVEALDTMAQLEYRGGVPVALSPELRQSVDRLIDREQERRLEADEVGETKGARLARLVAENLGPDRIGRDGFEPLMELVALRRSEADNAELQGKLRAADTRRQILDYAEELVGKEINKIGLEEGHLHDSCTHTHFLQTLTGVDLGHQINQYLMLMAGAYLDHGMAAWHWPAREQGLWKSWKRNFEDDKTLSYWGIEGWKEELLRLPELPEDVILESLEALGVPEERMGSFLGWTSRKLPGWAGMMNWRGERPEHYMQKHFPASLLDFLAIRLFVERVVVADFCRKLWKIDGTIASLRRYCEKHPAEFLVRKLYFQGALPEYLADRARTLVADAPVSGPQDDRWLSVAELAWLHRNGKLAGTAAGHTLNNKVMRLFYLGQHLGLSGEQIRSLSLSERDALIDCLEAYPPDKHGFVWLTAFENHYRHEILGPLVLNRNRARWEKRVVRPKFQTVFCIDEREEGIRRQLEEIDPDVETLGGAGFYAMAMHWEGTGGHGTDPLCPIVQTPVNTIKEVAYPNLDLIPDDMKEGSAEVRAMPMFSDLVPVVQTAVREGNSDRIMEKHTSALHWLHVMHDLYWESKRNLVSSYFLLDLMGLPIIGQLYLAVFGPRLSKKVDNVFARALIPPKLSDQTLDAPSGTEDACKAGHQFGYTPEQQAFRLGFILKQLGLLDVFSKIVVIHGHGSSSYNNPFESAYSCGACGGKDGAPNARAMAALANKPNIRAALAKENIVIPDDTWFVGACHDTCNEAIDYLDVERIPPERREDFLEAVRVLDLARTMSAHERCRRFPFSPKDSTPERSLRHVESRSTDFAMSVPELGHATNACAFVGRRCHTRGIFYDRRMFLISYDPTFDREGAVLEKILFAVGPVGAGINLEYYHSTVDNKVYGCDTKIPQNVAGILGVMEGVMSDLRTGLPFQMVNIHEAQRLQLIIEHTEEALLGIATRQPIIMTLVAKQWLHLTALNPDTKQLSVFSVKDGGFVPYTREPNPIPTVTRSMDWYRGKYCCYVPPALIDLGDEKHPSAGINLAQAQQS, from the coding sequence ATGGCACACGCACATGGGGACAAGGAAGGCAAAGAGCTGACTCCTCACGAGCGCTTGCACGGCGAGATCGAGCACATTGGACACTATCTACCGTCGCAGCTGCCGATCACCACGTTCGTTCATCACAACACGCTGCACGCATTCGAGAACTGGTCGAGCGAGGGCATCCCCGCTTCTCACATGCACGGCAAGGGAGACGAAGCGGGGCTGTCGTTCGAGGAGTCCATCATCACGGGCGCGCGCATCAACGGCGCGAAGCCCTTCATGCCGAACACGCGCTTCCGCCAGTGGTACGCCGAGGGCCGCATCACCGACGAAGACCTATTGGAGGCGGTCGAGTACCGAGAAGATCTGCCGGTCAAGGGAACGCTCGCGAAAATCGGCGAACGTGAGATCGACGCCCAGGAGGTGCAGCTTACCCACCTGGTGCGCGGGATCGATCCCATCGATCCCGATCAGCTTCCGTACATCATGGCTCATGGCAAGGGCAGCTCGCAATTCCGTGCCGACGTGCCCGGCAAGGTGCGCAAGGCGCTGCTGGATTCGGCAGCGAAGGAGCTGACCGCCGGTCTCGAGCGCGTTGGTCGGGACTGGACCTTGGCGCATTGGGTGCAGGCCCACACGAGCGTCGACGCGCCCGGTTGGCTGCGAGAGAAGGTCAAGCGCGATCTGGATCCAATCGCCAGACCTCGTAGGCGGGCCAGCGACACCGCAGCCAAGTACGGTACCTACCAGGGCGAGCTCGAGCCGTGGTTCAGCGCCATGGCGGTCCCGCTCGACCGGCGTGAAGGCTACCTCGCCATCATCGATCGGGTCTTTCACGACGAGCCTATCCGCGACCTGGTGCGGCCGGAGACCATTCGGCAGCGCTGGCTTCAGGCCGAAGCACGTCTGCTTCGCAAGCTGGTCCCAAGGCATTTCGGGGTCTACGGCACGGTCAGCGCCTTGGCTCGCCATTTTAGCGACAACCTCGAGGCCTACGCGGTCAACAGCCTGTATCAGGCCGCACTGGCAGCGTACGGCGCGAGCGACCCGTTTTCGCCGACGCATCCCCAGCACCTGTACGAGCAGGACGTCGTGGGCGCCGACGTGGAGGCGCTCGATACGATGGCGCAGCTCGAGTACCGCGGTGGCGTGCCGGTCGCGCTTTCGCCCGAGCTTCGCCAGAGCGTCGACAGGCTGATCGATCGCGAACAAGAGCGCAGGTTGGAGGCGGACGAGGTAGGCGAGACCAAGGGCGCACGTCTCGCGCGCCTCGTCGCCGAGAATCTGGGGCCGGATCGCATCGGTCGCGATGGCTTCGAACCGCTGATGGAACTGGTGGCTTTGCGCAGGAGCGAAGCCGACAATGCCGAGCTCCAGGGCAAGCTTCGCGCTGCCGACACACGGCGTCAGATCCTGGACTACGCCGAGGAGCTTGTCGGCAAGGAGATCAACAAGATCGGCCTCGAAGAGGGCCATTTGCATGACAGCTGCACGCACACACACTTCTTGCAAACGTTGACCGGGGTCGATCTGGGCCACCAGATCAACCAGTACCTGATGCTGATGGCGGGAGCCTACCTCGACCACGGCATGGCCGCCTGGCATTGGCCCGCGCGTGAGCAGGGGCTGTGGAAGTCGTGGAAGCGAAACTTCGAAGACGACAAGACGTTGAGCTACTGGGGCATCGAGGGCTGGAAGGAAGAGCTGCTCAGGCTGCCGGAGCTTCCTGAAGACGTGATCCTGGAGTCGCTCGAGGCGCTGGGCGTGCCCGAAGAGCGGATGGGGTCGTTCCTAGGCTGGACCTCGCGCAAGCTTCCCGGCTGGGCCGGTATGATGAACTGGCGCGGCGAACGCCCCGAACACTATATGCAGAAGCACTTCCCGGCCAGCTTGCTCGACTTCCTCGCGATCCGCTTGTTCGTCGAGCGCGTCGTTGTCGCGGACTTCTGCCGCAAGCTGTGGAAGATCGACGGCACCATCGCCTCGCTGCGCCGCTACTGCGAAAAGCATCCCGCCGAATTTCTGGTGCGCAAGCTCTATTTCCAGGGCGCGCTGCCCGAGTACCTGGCGGATCGTGCCCGGACGCTCGTTGCAGACGCGCCGGTCTCGGGCCCCCAGGACGATCGCTGGCTGAGCGTCGCCGAGCTTGCTTGGCTTCACCGCAACGGAAAACTCGCGGGCACGGCCGCAGGCCACACGCTCAACAACAAGGTCATGCGGCTGTTTTACCTCGGTCAGCATTTGGGCCTTTCGGGTGAGCAAATTCGCTCGCTATCGCTCAGCGAGCGCGACGCGCTGATCGATTGCCTCGAAGCCTACCCGCCGGACAAGCACGGGTTCGTGTGGCTGACAGCCTTCGAGAACCATTACCGGCACGAGATCCTCGGCCCCCTCGTGCTCAACCGCAACCGGGCCCGCTGGGAAAAGCGTGTCGTACGGCCGAAATTCCAAACTGTCTTTTGCATCGACGAGCGCGAGGAGGGCATTCGGCGGCAGCTCGAGGAGATCGATCCCGACGTGGAGACCCTGGGCGGCGCTGGCTTCTACGCCATGGCCATGCACTGGGAAGGGACCGGTGGCCACGGAACGGACCCCCTGTGCCCGATCGTGCAAACGCCCGTCAACACGATCAAGGAGGTGGCTTACCCCAACCTCGACTTGATCCCCGACGACATGAAGGAGGGTTCCGCCGAGGTCCGCGCCATGCCCATGTTTAGCGACCTGGTTCCCGTGGTGCAGACAGCCGTCAGGGAGGGCAACAGCGACCGCATCATGGAAAAGCACACCAGTGCGCTGCACTGGCTTCACGTGATGCACGATCTGTACTGGGAGAGCAAGCGCAACCTGGTTTCGTCCTACTTCCTGCTCGATCTGATGGGGCTGCCTATCATTGGGCAGTTGTATCTGGCGGTCTTCGGACCCCGCCTTTCCAAGAAAGTCGACAACGTATTCGCCAGGGCGTTGATCCCGCCCAAGCTCAGCGATCAGACCCTGGATGCGCCGTCGGGCACCGAGGACGCCTGCAAGGCAGGCCATCAGTTCGGCTACACCCCCGAGCAGCAGGCCTTCAGGCTCGGGTTCATTCTGAAGCAGCTCGGGTTGTTGGACGTGTTTTCTAAGATCGTCGTGATTCACGGCCATGGATCGAGCAGCTACAACAACCCCTTCGAGTCGGCGTATTCCTGCGGTGCTTGTGGCGGCAAAGATGGAGCGCCCAACGCACGCGCCATGGCGGCACTTGCGAACAAGCCCAACATCCGGGCCGCCCTGGCCAAGGAAAACATCGTCATCCCCGACGACACCTGGTTTGTCGGCGCGTGCCACGATACCTGCAACGAGGCCATCGATTACCTGGACGTCGAGCGTATCCCGCCCGAACGCCGGGAAGATTTTCTCGAGGCCGTGCGCGTGCTCGATCTGGCACGGACTATGTCCGCTCACGAGCGCTGCCGTCGTTTTCCCTTCTCACCCAAGGATTCCACGCCCGAACGATCGTTGCGCCATGTGGAGAGCCGCTCGACCGACTTCGCCATGTCGGTGCCTGAGCTCGGCCACGCGACCAATGCTTGCGCGTTTGTCGGCCGACGCTGCCATACGCGAGGCATCTTTTACGACCGACGCATGTTCCTGATCTCCTACGACCCCACGTTCGACCGGGAGGGCGCGGTTTTGGAGAAGATCTTGTTTGCGGTCGGTCCGGTCGGTGCCGGCATCAACCTGGAGTACTACCATTCCACGGTCGACAACAAGGTCTACGGCTGCGACACCAAGATCCCCCAGAACGTGGCCGGCATCTTGGGTGTGATGGAGGGGGTCATGAGCGATCTCAGGACCGGGCTGCCGTTCCAGATGGTCAATATCCACGAGGCGCAGCGGTTGCAGCTCATCATCGAGCATACCGAGGAAGCGCTGCTGGGGATCGCGACCCGGCAGCCCATCATCATGACGCTGGTTGCCAAACAGTGGCTGCATCTTACGGCGCTCAATCCCGACACGAAGCAGCTCAGCGTGTTCTCCGTCAAGGACGGAGGCTTTGTTCCGTACACCAGGGAGCCGAACCCAATCCCGACCGTGACCCGTTCGATGGATTGGTATCGTGGCAAGTATTGTTGCTACGTGCCGCCGGCGCTCATCGACCTCGGCGACGAAAAGCACCCGAGCGCAGGCATCAACCTGGCACAGGCTCAGCAAAGCTAG
- a CDS encoding NADH-quinone oxidoreductase subunit M: MGILNVVLWLPAIALVIVLMMPKDALVRIRAIAILASAGSLVLSWGLLGSFDPHGGLQFVERYPWDPEIGMEYYIGVDGLSYPLLLLTTLLAFSAMVACAWYTDRPKGLYVWFLLLEFSMIGVFIAHDWLVFYMFFEISLLPLYFLIGIWGGKNRMAATVTIFLYTLGGSLVVLLAMMTIYLNSPVHTFDMDKMVEIARGWDTEFQALVFVGLFLGFAVKIPAFPFHGWLALAHVEAPTPLSMLLSGVLLKMGAYGVLRAGEMLPLGLEWFAQYLMILGVINLVYGAVLAWRQTDLKGMVAFSSISHMGFVMMGTASLSTAGFVGASMQMLSHGILAAAAFMLVGWLYSKTHCRQLSDFGGLVTRVPVYSAFTIATLLAAMGLPGFSGFVGEFHAMTASIQAQGLWVMVGSAGVLVGMAYSLRAIDKVFMGPMNARWAGLTDMNKAEVVAAIPLVGLAVVLGCFPSLVMDIMQPTLAHIAAPFAGHGVAVASGF; the protein is encoded by the coding sequence GTGGGTATCTTAAATGTCGTTCTGTGGTTGCCGGCTATCGCCCTGGTCATCGTTCTGATGATGCCCAAGGACGCGTTGGTCCGGATTCGAGCGATAGCAATCCTGGCTTCGGCGGGCTCGCTCGTGCTGTCGTGGGGGCTTTTGGGATCGTTCGATCCGCACGGTGGCTTGCAGTTCGTGGAACGCTATCCCTGGGATCCCGAGATCGGGATGGAGTACTACATCGGAGTCGACGGGCTGTCGTATCCGCTGCTGCTGTTGACGACCCTGCTGGCTTTTTCTGCCATGGTGGCCTGCGCCTGGTACACGGATCGACCCAAGGGCCTATACGTGTGGTTCCTGCTGCTCGAGTTCTCGATGATCGGGGTGTTCATCGCCCACGATTGGCTCGTGTTCTACATGTTCTTCGAGATCTCGCTGCTCCCGCTGTATTTCCTGATCGGGATCTGGGGTGGCAAGAACCGCATGGCCGCGACCGTGACCATCTTTCTATACACGCTTGGCGGCTCCTTGGTGGTGCTTCTGGCGATGATGACCATCTACCTGAACTCGCCGGTGCACACCTTTGACATGGACAAGATGGTCGAGATCGCCCGTGGCTGGGATACGGAGTTTCAGGCACTCGTTTTCGTCGGTCTGTTCCTTGGTTTTGCAGTCAAAATCCCCGCTTTCCCTTTCCACGGCTGGTTGGCGCTGGCGCACGTGGAAGCGCCCACCCCTCTGAGCATGCTGCTGTCCGGTGTGCTGTTGAAGATGGGAGCCTACGGTGTGTTGCGTGCAGGGGAAATGCTGCCGCTCGGACTTGAGTGGTTCGCTCAGTACCTGATGATTCTTGGTGTTATCAATCTGGTTTATGGCGCCGTGCTGGCATGGCGCCAAACCGATCTCAAGGGCATGGTGGCCTTCTCCTCCATCAGCCACATGGGCTTCGTGATGATGGGGACGGCAAGCTTGAGCACCGCGGGGTTTGTCGGCGCCAGCATGCAGATGCTCTCCCACGGTATCCTGGCGGCCGCCGCCTTTATGTTGGTCGGCTGGCTCTACTCCAAGACGCACTGCCGTCAGTTGAGCGACTTTGGCGGCCTGGTTACGCGCGTGCCCGTCTATTCTGCGTTTACCATCGCTACGTTGCTTGCTGCGATGGGCCTGCCGGGTTTCTCGGGTTTCGTGGGCGAGTTCCACGCCATGACGGCTTCCATTCAGGCTCAGGGTCTGTGGGTCATGGTCGGCAGTGCGGGGGTTCTGGTCGGGATGGCGTATTCACTGCGGGCCATCGACAAGGTCTTCATGGGACCCATGAACGCTCGCTGGGCAGGCTTGACGGACATGAATAAGGCGGAGGTTGTCGCAGCGATTCCGCTCGTTGGCCTTGCCGTCGTGCTCGGGTGTTTCCCCTCGCTCGTCATGGACATCATGCAGCCCACCTTGGCACATATCGCAGCTCCCTTTGCAGGGCACGGAGTGGCCGTAGCAAGTGGCTTCTAG
- a CDS encoding SulP family inorganic anion transporter encodes MASDNAQATGGEADVGPVPKDWIPGLIENWKSDLVSGIVIFLIALPLCIGIALASNAPAMAGIIAGFLGGMVISLVSGSYVTINGPAAGLIAITLGAVEDMGQGDIQAGFRYALAAGAICGFCQIVLGFMNAGKLTAFFPLSVVHGMLAGIGVIIMVKQVFVALGLKTPSTPMHQTVLKIVPAFGEMVAPVALLGGIAVIITVFWPMMKAVAKILPAALVAVLVTVALSMTLGVDKMTDADGKGYLVDLPESFLAGFTAPDFGAPMGKLAKWSFMYLFVNSLESLLTAAAVDKLDPWKRTSSMKLELVGKGVGNALSSMIGGLPMIAEVVRSAANIQNGARTRWANFFHGTLLLLCVAFASPLLENIPKAALAGVLCVIGFRLAHPKEFVHALHLGKEEFLYMTITMLVVVFEDLLMGVLVGIVCGLITNIIKGCSVGNLFKADVEVAQEAADTHVIKLKRALNFGNFMGIQGKLLAVPRGQTIVLDYGEVHLVDHTVNERLHDFEADYARGGGKVVSRSKDHLANSTHHPLSSLVRKEAKAGSPVGAS; translated from the coding sequence ATGGCATCAGACAACGCTCAAGCAACCGGGGGCGAGGCAGACGTCGGACCGGTCCCCAAGGACTGGATTCCGGGCCTGATCGAGAACTGGAAGTCGGACCTGGTTTCCGGCATCGTGATCTTCTTGATCGCGTTGCCGCTGTGCATCGGCATCGCGCTGGCCTCGAACGCGCCGGCCATGGCGGGCATCATCGCCGGCTTCCTCGGCGGGATGGTGATCTCGCTAGTCAGCGGCTCGTACGTGACCATCAACGGTCCCGCCGCGGGCCTGATCGCGATCACCCTAGGCGCCGTCGAAGACATGGGCCAGGGTGATATCCAGGCCGGCTTCCGGTACGCCCTGGCCGCGGGTGCCATCTGCGGCTTTTGCCAGATTGTTCTCGGGTTCATGAACGCGGGCAAGCTCACCGCGTTCTTCCCGCTATCGGTGGTGCACGGCATGCTGGCCGGCATCGGCGTCATCATCATGGTCAAACAGGTCTTTGTGGCGTTGGGGTTGAAGACCCCGTCCACGCCCATGCACCAGACGGTCCTCAAGATCGTCCCGGCGTTCGGCGAGATGGTGGCGCCGGTGGCGCTCTTGGGTGGTATCGCCGTGATAATCACGGTGTTTTGGCCCATGATGAAGGCCGTCGCAAAAATTCTTCCGGCGGCCCTGGTAGCCGTGCTCGTCACGGTGGCCCTGTCGATGACCCTGGGCGTGGACAAGATGACCGACGCGGACGGGAAGGGTTACCTCGTCGACTTGCCGGAGAGCTTTTTGGCCGGCTTCACGGCGCCCGACTTCGGCGCTCCCATGGGCAAATTGGCCAAGTGGTCCTTCATGTACCTGTTCGTCAACAGCCTCGAGTCGCTCCTGACCGCTGCAGCGGTCGACAAGCTCGACCCGTGGAAACGCACCTCCAGCATGAAGCTCGAGCTGGTAGGCAAAGGCGTGGGTAACGCGCTTTCCAGCATGATCGGCGGTCTGCCCATGATCGCAGAGGTGGTTCGTAGCGCGGCCAACATCCAGAACGGTGCCCGCACCCGCTGGGCGAACTTCTTCCACGGCACCCTGCTGCTGCTCTGTGTCGCGTTCGCATCCCCGCTGCTCGAGAATATTCCCAAAGCTGCACTGGCCGGTGTCCTGTGCGTGATCGGTTTCCGGCTCGCGCACCCCAAGGAGTTCGTCCACGCCCTGCATTTGGGTAAAGAAGAGTTCCTCTACATGACCATCACCATGTTGGTCGTGGTGTTCGAGGACCTGCTGATGGGCGTGCTCGTGGGCATCGTCTGCGGTCTGATCACCAACATCATCAAAGGCTGCTCTGTGGGCAACCTGTTCAAGGCCGATGTCGAGGTCGCACAGGAAGCTGCCGACACGCACGTGATCAAGCTCAAGCGCGCCCTGAACTTCGGTAACTTCATGGGCATACAGGGCAAGCTCCTGGCCGTGCCCCGAGGGCAGACCATCGTGCTCGACTATGGGGAGGTGCATCTGGTCGACCACACCGTCAACGAGCGCCTGCACGATTTCGAAGCGGACTACGCACGCGGTGGCGGCAAGGTGGTGTCGCGTTCCAAGGACCACCTGGCCAACAGCACGCATCACCCGCTTTCCTCGCTCGTGCGCAAAGAAGCCAAGGCCGGCAGCCCGGTCGGAGCGAGCTAA